One Desulfobulbus oligotrophicus DNA segment encodes these proteins:
- the sppA gene encoding signal peptide peptidase SppA — protein MKRFLYLLSRPCVWLWKFLSSGLTVIFNLLVVTLLLAGLALVLYTPKITVQPGSALVLAPEGNIVEVRSPIDPFARVLNRLSGSPFQEETFLQDILDTLQEAADDQRIKMLVLNTNKMGDAGLDQIRTIGAAIDAFKKKDKKVIAVGNNFNQTQYYLASWADSIYLHPMGAVQIRGFSVFRLYVRDMLDKLGINAHVFRVGDYKSAVEPLLRNDMSPEDKEANRLWLNNLWNIYCTDIVTHRKLDLTVFRNNINQTVSQLASVDGDRARLALASGLVDGLKTPLQIDEMLKQMVGLSSDKKSCNHIGFRDYLQTITPSYTKPDKESDLIGIIAVSGNIIPGKGTPQQIGAEDLIKRIRQARQNPRIKAIVLRINSGGGSATASELIREELAAARQDGKVVVVSMGAMAASGGYWLSANADAIVAAPTTLTGSIGIFGMIPTMEKTLAGLGIHGDGIGTTNIAHFGNMATAMGEEEAASWQMDVEQGYQRFINTVARGRSLNVEAVKKIAGGRVWDGETALKIGLVDKLGNLQDAIAEAAKRANVPKENALFIELDPRNYLNRFKKNEQPIETLIRGLFASSPGILQMRQAAEEQLDFIVDSRDPRGLYSHCLFPSPALLFR, from the coding sequence ATGAAACGTTTTTTATATCTGCTTTCCCGCCCCTGTGTCTGGTTATGGAAGTTTCTCAGCTCCGGACTGACTGTCATCTTCAACCTGCTGGTGGTGACCTTGCTGTTGGCCGGTCTGGCACTTGTCCTGTATACACCGAAAATCACCGTCCAGCCAGGCAGCGCCCTTGTACTGGCACCTGAGGGAAATATCGTTGAGGTGCGTTCCCCGATTGACCCCTTTGCCAGAGTGCTCAACCGGCTTTCCGGTTCCCCGTTCCAGGAAGAAACCTTTCTGCAGGATATACTGGACACACTGCAGGAAGCGGCCGACGACCAACGCATTAAAATGCTGGTGCTTAATACCAATAAGATGGGAGATGCCGGCCTTGATCAGATTCGGACCATCGGTGCCGCCATCGACGCCTTCAAAAAGAAAGACAAAAAAGTTATTGCTGTTGGCAATAACTTTAACCAGACCCAATACTATCTGGCCTCCTGGGCTGATTCGATCTACCTGCACCCCATGGGTGCCGTCCAGATTCGCGGCTTTTCAGTGTTCCGTCTGTATGTGCGGGATATGCTCGACAAGTTGGGTATCAATGCCCATGTATTCCGGGTCGGTGACTATAAGTCCGCTGTCGAACCACTGTTGCGTAACGATATGTCCCCGGAAGACAAAGAGGCCAATCGCCTGTGGCTCAACAACCTCTGGAACATCTACTGCACAGATATCGTCACGCATCGGAAGCTTGACCTGACCGTCTTTCGGAACAACATCAACCAGACCGTCTCTCAGCTGGCTTCAGTGGACGGAGACCGCGCCCGACTCGCCCTGGCTTCAGGTCTGGTGGATGGCCTGAAAACCCCACTGCAGATTGATGAGATGCTCAAACAGATGGTCGGTCTTTCCAGTGATAAGAAAAGCTGCAACCATATCGGATTTCGTGATTACCTGCAGACGATCACCCCCTCCTATACAAAACCGGACAAAGAAAGTGACCTGATCGGTATTATAGCTGTCAGTGGAAACATCATTCCCGGTAAAGGAACGCCTCAGCAGATCGGGGCCGAGGATCTGATCAAGCGAATTCGCCAGGCTCGCCAGAACCCGCGCATTAAAGCCATTGTGCTTCGTATCAACAGCGGCGGCGGCAGTGCCACCGCCTCAGAGCTTATCCGTGAAGAGCTGGCGGCTGCCAGGCAGGACGGCAAGGTGGTGGTTGTTTCCATGGGCGCCATGGCGGCATCAGGGGGGTACTGGTTATCAGCAAACGCTGATGCCATTGTCGCCGCACCAACTACTCTCACCGGATCAATCGGTATATTCGGCATGATTCCGACCATGGAAAAAACACTGGCCGGCCTTGGTATTCACGGTGACGGTATCGGCACCACCAACATCGCTCATTTCGGTAATATGGCAACAGCCATGGGGGAAGAGGAAGCCGCCTCCTGGCAAATGGATGTTGAACAGGGCTATCAGCGTTTCATCAACACTGTTGCCAGGGGTCGTTCGTTAAACGTGGAGGCGGTGAAAAAAATTGCCGGCGGTCGGGTCTGGGACGGTGAAACCGCCCTGAAGATAGGTCTGGTCGACAAGCTCGGCAACCTGCAGGATGCCATTGCTGAAGCAGCCAAACGCGCGAATGTGCCAAAGGAAAATGCCCTGTTCATCGAACTTGATCCGCGCAACTATCTGAACCGTTTCAAAAAAAATGAACAACCCATTGAAACCCTGATCCGAGGTCTGTTCGCCTCTTCTCCGGGTATTCTGCAGATGCGGCAAGCAGCAGAGGAACAGCTGGATTTTATAGTTGACAGCAGGGACCCCCGTGGACTGTACAGCCACTGTCTGTTTCCCTCACCGGCGCTCTTGTTTCGATAA
- a CDS encoding RtcB family protein: MKRTITTEKIPIMLWLDTLEEEALQQARRLANLPCAFHHIAIMADAHVGYGMPIGGVLATIGAVIPNGVGVDIGCGMRAVRTGLTALEVPVLKKMLTALRAAVPLGFKHHKKSRPLEVMPDPTEFGQDLPVVTGEFENARRQIGTLGGGNHFIEIQQGNDQRIWLMVHSGSRNIGYRVAGHYNELAVRLAKQTGKDAIPREWQLATLPLDTEVGQRYLREMEYCVAFASANRSEMMAALQEIVTDLTGCDQFDDPIDVAHNYAALETHFFKEVWVHRKGATRAFAGEYGIIPGCQGSRSYIVKGLGNPLSFMSCSHGAGRVLGRKQAQRVLNLEEEREKLDKKRILHSLRHRRDLEEAPGAYKNIDEVIADQQDLIEIAVELQPLAVLKG, from the coding sequence GTGAAACGAACCATTACCACTGAAAAAATACCTATTATGCTCTGGCTTGACACGCTGGAGGAAGAGGCCTTGCAGCAGGCACGGCGGCTTGCCAATTTGCCCTGTGCCTTTCATCATATCGCTATTATGGCTGATGCTCATGTGGGGTACGGTATGCCGATCGGTGGCGTGCTGGCCACCATCGGCGCTGTTATCCCCAATGGAGTTGGTGTTGATATCGGTTGCGGCATGCGGGCTGTCCGCACCGGCCTCACTGCGCTGGAGGTGCCGGTACTGAAGAAGATGCTCACAGCGTTGCGTGCTGCTGTTCCTTTGGGATTTAAGCATCATAAGAAATCTCGGCCCCTGGAGGTGATGCCGGATCCAACCGAATTTGGTCAGGATTTACCTGTCGTTACCGGTGAGTTCGAGAACGCTCGCCGCCAGATCGGCACCCTGGGTGGAGGGAATCATTTTATTGAAATTCAGCAGGGGAACGACCAGCGGATCTGGTTGATGGTGCATTCCGGCAGCCGGAACATCGGTTACCGGGTAGCCGGCCATTACAACGAGCTGGCGGTTCGCCTGGCGAAGCAGACCGGTAAGGATGCGATACCCAGGGAATGGCAACTGGCGACGCTCCCGCTGGATACGGAGGTTGGGCAGCGTTATCTGCGGGAGATGGAGTACTGTGTGGCCTTTGCCAGTGCCAACCGAAGTGAGATGATGGCCGCCTTGCAGGAGATCGTTACTGACCTGACCGGTTGTGATCAGTTTGATGATCCTATCGATGTGGCACATAACTACGCGGCCCTGGAAACGCATTTTTTCAAAGAGGTCTGGGTGCATCGCAAGGGGGCAACCCGTGCTTTTGCCGGTGAGTACGGCATTATCCCGGGTTGTCAGGGAAGTCGAAGCTATATTGTGAAAGGACTGGGCAATCCGTTATCTTTCATGTCCTGTTCCCACGGTGCCGGTCGGGTTCTTGGCCGCAAGCAGGCTCAACGGGTGTTGAATCTGGAGGAGGAACGGGAAAAGCTCGATAAAAAACGTATCCTTCATTCTCTGCGGCACCGTCGTGATCTTGAAGAGGCACCCGGGGCCTATAAGAATATCGATGAGGTCATCGCCGATCAGCAGGACCTCATCGAAATAGCCGTGGAGCTGCAACCCCTGGCTGTTTTGAAGGGATAA
- a CDS encoding universal stress protein, whose protein sequence is MMEKNILVAVDGSTSTGSSLDYLAQLFAHDSELTIHLLSVIPSGGGGKDWMLEVDPLRAESAGSDKRTVAARKHLKDAEERLLRSGFAKKQIQVKTKTATSISNAIREEAERGHFDSVLIGRRGLGSVGSMFFGSTSGDLVEKCHRVPLWIVDGKVRALRFLLAVQSHPASLMAADHLAFMLKNHTTADICLYHSNAVFGSQQVARPEDFHAQWGKSWCDKYLDIDNFLFYAHAQLLVDNGISRHRISQLPAQMHLDVGTDLLRQAKQHQCGTIVIGRRRRSLTGGHLKGVSDKTLRQAQNIAIWLAG, encoded by the coding sequence ATGATGGAAAAAAACATACTGGTGGCTGTAGACGGCTCAACTTCCACGGGAAGCAGTCTTGACTATCTGGCCCAGCTCTTTGCGCACGATAGTGAACTCACCATACATCTGCTCAGCGTCATACCAAGTGGCGGGGGCGGTAAAGACTGGATGCTTGAGGTTGATCCCCTGCGCGCCGAGTCCGCGGGTTCGGACAAACGAACCGTGGCGGCACGCAAGCACCTTAAAGACGCGGAAGAACGGTTGCTTCGTTCAGGCTTTGCAAAAAAACAGATTCAAGTAAAGACCAAAACAGCAACCAGTATCAGCAATGCCATTCGTGAAGAGGCGGAGCGTGGTCATTTTGACAGCGTCCTTATCGGTCGCCGGGGACTGGGTTCAGTCGGCAGTATGTTCTTCGGCAGCACATCCGGTGATCTGGTCGAAAAATGCCACCGAGTGCCGCTCTGGATCGTCGACGGCAAGGTCAGGGCATTACGATTCCTGCTTGCCGTACAAAGCCATCCCGCCTCACTGATGGCGGCTGATCACCTTGCCTTTATGCTGAAAAACCACACAACCGCAGACATCTGTCTCTACCATTCCAATGCGGTGTTCGGCTCTCAACAGGTTGCCCGCCCTGAAGATTTTCACGCTCAATGGGGCAAAAGCTGGTGCGATAAATACCTCGACATCGACAACTTTCTCTTCTATGCCCACGCCCAGCTGCTGGTCGACAACGGTATTTCCCGTCATCGTATCTCTCAGCTGCCCGCGCAGATGCACCTCGATGTGGGCACGGATCTGCTCAGGCAGGCCAAACAGCACCAGTGCGGAACCATTGTCATCGGTCGCCGTCGCCGAAGTCTGACCGGAGGACACCTTAAAGGTGTTTCCGACAAGACCCTCAGGCAGGCCCAAAACATCGCCATCTGGTTGGCCGGCTGA
- a CDS encoding M16 family metallopeptidase yields the protein MKLPRFLTVLALVSVIFWGVLAVHAPGPLQAGDAAVTPPAPRSCGSSGWPQDNSDLQPDPALLFGQLPNGLRYVLMANREPRDRVALYLNVQAGSLHETEQQRGVAHFLEHMLFNGTTHYPPGTLVKYFQSQGMGFGGDTNARTGFGETVYNLLLPTGDTKVLAEGFKVLADYARGALLLEQEVERERGVILAEKRTRDSAASRVSKEQLRFDFAGTLAAQRDPIGTEEVLQSADSHLLRAFYDRWYRPENMIVVVVGAIDPQQTVHLLTQAMAGLRAGGETGPCPEMGTVKEEGTDTLVLMEPELGYTALALTTVFNHSPRPDTLAWELEQLRQYVAVSLLTNRLQQLEQQLGSPLAQSRAYGGFFLRRYGYATLTARVEQNKWREGVTMVQTALRQVLKEGFSETELVRGKKEVAALLDKAVQTAPSRDSRQLAEDIIRKINNDEVVLSPAQELALYGPALQKMTLSEVNETVRQLWKHPRRLVELVGVVEPGLSSAQAKQQLEELYQANEVKPVPAWVVSQPAPFPYLKMPGTPAKIISHHHNTAIGVEQVTLNNGISLNIKSTNFQAKQLLLSAQFGKGKLAEPVDGLALVTESFMRESGVGKLTREQLTEALAGTNIALEFKVGPESFSFNGSGLRDELTTVLQLLRHRLQDPVFSPESFRRSHESLRRMYDQLNSSVEGVFQVQAERFFYGTGKEYGLPTWEQVEKIRLAQIRQWLEPALSREALEINVVGDVDPQEVIRQVALIFSDDQRTVNKMASVPEPVFPAGKQQILSVASSTDKAMLSVAWRSTDFWDIGRTRRLNLLAAVLDDRLREQIRENLGATYAPQVVSLPSRAYMGFGVMKSSMIVAPQQASALAKVIQDTAASLGDKGVSSDELHRALEPALTSIKDIKRNNRYWLESVLNLSGRHPQQLQWPLTISEDFAAIQADELTALAREYLTAEQAATVIVSPKSSAQ from the coding sequence ATGAAGCTTCCACGTTTTCTGACTGTTTTGGCGCTTGTTTCGGTGATTTTTTGGGGTGTTCTGGCCGTCCATGCGCCGGGGCCGCTGCAGGCCGGAGATGCCGCTGTGACACCACCTGCACCCCGATCCTGTGGCTCTTCCGGATGGCCGCAGGACAACAGCGATTTGCAGCCTGATCCCGCTCTTCTTTTTGGGCAGTTGCCCAATGGTTTACGGTATGTCCTGATGGCAAACAGAGAACCAAGAGACCGGGTGGCGCTGTATCTCAATGTGCAGGCCGGATCGCTTCATGAAACTGAACAGCAGCGGGGTGTTGCCCACTTTCTTGAGCACATGCTTTTCAATGGTACCACCCATTATCCTCCAGGCACGCTGGTGAAGTATTTTCAGTCACAGGGAATGGGGTTTGGTGGCGATACCAATGCCCGCACAGGGTTTGGTGAAACTGTCTACAATCTGCTGTTACCGACGGGTGATACGAAGGTGTTGGCCGAAGGTTTTAAGGTGCTGGCAGATTATGCGAGGGGAGCTCTGCTGCTGGAACAGGAAGTTGAACGGGAGCGCGGAGTCATTCTTGCCGAAAAACGGACACGTGACTCAGCGGCCTCGCGGGTGTCAAAGGAGCAGCTGCGGTTTGATTTTGCCGGCACCCTTGCTGCCCAGCGTGACCCCATCGGCACGGAAGAGGTACTGCAAAGTGCTGATAGCCATCTGCTCCGGGCTTTTTACGATCGCTGGTACCGGCCTGAGAACATGATTGTGGTCGTTGTCGGTGCGATAGACCCCCAGCAGACCGTCCACCTGTTGACGCAGGCCATGGCTGGTTTACGAGCTGGTGGAGAAACAGGACCCTGTCCGGAAATGGGGACGGTGAAGGAGGAGGGAACAGATACCCTTGTTCTTATGGAGCCGGAATTAGGATACACCGCCCTGGCATTGACCACAGTCTTCAACCATTCACCGCGCCCGGATACCCTGGCGTGGGAGCTTGAGCAGTTGCGCCAGTATGTTGCGGTGAGTCTGTTGACCAATCGACTCCAGCAACTTGAGCAACAGCTCGGCAGCCCTTTGGCTCAGTCCAGGGCCTATGGCGGATTTTTTCTGCGTCGCTACGGCTATGCCACCCTGACAGCCCGTGTTGAACAGAATAAGTGGAGGGAAGGGGTGACGATGGTGCAAACAGCACTGCGGCAGGTGCTTAAAGAGGGGTTTTCCGAAACCGAATTAGTCAGAGGGAAAAAAGAGGTCGCAGCTCTTCTGGATAAAGCTGTGCAAACGGCACCATCCCGTGACAGCAGGCAGCTGGCTGAGGATATTATCCGTAAAATCAACAATGACGAGGTTGTTCTCAGCCCGGCTCAGGAGTTGGCACTGTACGGCCCGGCGTTGCAGAAAATGACCTTGAGCGAGGTAAACGAGACCGTCCGGCAACTGTGGAAGCATCCCCGCCGGCTGGTGGAGCTGGTCGGTGTGGTTGAGCCGGGCTTGTCGTCTGCCCAGGCCAAACAGCAGTTGGAAGAACTCTATCAGGCCAATGAGGTCAAACCGGTACCTGCCTGGGTGGTCTCGCAACCAGCCCCCTTTCCTTATCTCAAAATGCCTGGCACACCCGCAAAAATCATCAGTCATCATCACAACACAGCCATCGGTGTGGAGCAGGTGACGTTGAATAACGGGATCAGTCTCAATATTAAATCCACAAATTTCCAGGCCAAGCAACTGTTGCTTTCGGCTCAGTTTGGCAAGGGAAAGTTGGCTGAACCTGTGGATGGACTTGCCCTGGTCACCGAGTCATTCATGCGTGAGAGCGGGGTCGGCAAACTGACCAGGGAACAGTTGACCGAGGCTTTGGCCGGGACCAACATCGCGCTGGAATTTAAAGTGGGGCCGGAAAGTTTTTCCTTTAACGGTTCTGGTCTGCGCGACGAACTGACCACTGTGCTGCAGTTGCTCCGTCATCGTCTGCAAGATCCGGTTTTTTCTCCTGAATCTTTTCGGCGCAGCCACGAGAGTCTGCGACGTATGTACGATCAGTTGAACAGCTCGGTGGAAGGTGTTTTTCAAGTTCAGGCCGAGCGATTTTTCTATGGTACAGGCAAGGAGTATGGATTACCGACCTGGGAACAGGTTGAGAAGATACGTCTGGCGCAGATCAGGCAGTGGCTGGAACCGGCATTGAGCCGGGAGGCGTTGGAGATAAACGTTGTCGGCGATGTTGATCCGCAGGAGGTGATCCGGCAGGTGGCACTGATTTTCAGTGACGATCAACGGACGGTCAATAAGATGGCATCGGTTCCGGAACCGGTGTTTCCGGCCGGTAAGCAACAGATCCTGTCTGTTGCGAGCTCAACCGACAAGGCAATGCTCAGTGTGGCCTGGAGAAGCACTGATTTCTGGGATATAGGGCGTACACGACGACTCAACCTGCTGGCGGCCGTACTGGATGATCGGTTGCGTGAACAGATTCGGGAGAACCTGGGGGCAACCTATGCGCCGCAGGTGGTCAGTCTGCCCAGCCGTGCCTACATGGGTTTTGGTGTGATGAAAAGCAGTATGATTGTAGCACCGCAGCAGGCAAGTGCCCTTGCCAAGGTTATACAAGATACTGCGGCAAGTCTTGGCGATAAAGGGGTCAGCAGTGATGAACTGCATCGGGCCCTGGAACCTGCTCTGACCTCAATTAAAGACATCAAGCGCAACAATCGATACTGGTTGGAGTCGGTCTTAAATCTTTCCGGACGTCATCCGCAGCAGCTGCAGTGGCCATTGACTATTTCCGAAGATTTTGCCGCCATTCAGGCAGATGAGCTGACAGCTCTGGCCCGAGAATATCTGACTGCAGAACAGGCGGCAACAGTGATTGTCAGCCCGAAATCTTCTGCTCAGTAA
- a CDS encoding SDR family NAD(P)-dependent oxidoreductase, translating into MIITGKRALVLGASRSIGRAIARKLAEQGALLILPWLDWPDSVATLEQEFGGKGSDNLLMRVDVRKPEEVAGLAAAIDRQYGGLEILINNIERGGMPILHGGYHREINHEQWQLEMDTTLHAKWLLFEHALPLLRRRGEGTVVNITSIAGIIGRSGPAGLLFNDAYAAANRGATLLTETWAQQAAPTVRVNELMLGLIDSRHGPGTRGWDLLSRQQQQDLLTHTLLRRTGTPEEVAQAVVFLIRDADFLTGAVIRMDGGYILGGEYPAAMPEGYL; encoded by the coding sequence ATGATAATCACCGGAAAACGAGCCCTGGTTCTGGGGGCTTCCCGCAGTATTGGCCGCGCCATAGCCCGCAAGCTTGCCGAGCAGGGAGCGCTTCTGATTCTGCCATGGCTTGACTGGCCCGATTCAGTCGCCACGCTTGAGCAGGAATTTGGCGGGAAGGGTTCGGATAACCTCCTCATGCGTGTCGACGTTCGCAAACCAGAGGAAGTCGCCGGTCTGGCAGCTGCCATTGACAGGCAATACGGAGGGTTGGAGATCCTGATCAACAATATTGAACGTGGTGGTATGCCGATCCTCCATGGTGGGTATCACCGTGAGATCAACCATGAACAGTGGCAGCTGGAAATGGACACCACGCTGCATGCCAAATGGCTCTTATTTGAACATGCCCTGCCCCTGCTCCGCCGCCGTGGCGAAGGCACTGTGGTTAACATCACCTCAATAGCCGGTATTATCGGTCGATCCGGCCCGGCCGGCCTTCTCTTCAACGACGCTTATGCCGCAGCAAACCGTGGTGCAACCCTGCTGACGGAAACCTGGGCACAGCAGGCCGCTCCAACAGTACGAGTCAATGAACTCATGCTGGGACTCATTGACTCCAGACACGGTCCGGGCACCAGGGGATGGGATCTGTTAAGCAGGCAACAGCAGCAGGACCTGCTGACACACACCCTGTTACGGCGAACTGGAACTCCAGAGGAGGTAGCGCAGGCTGTAGTATTCCTGATCCGCGATGCCGACTTTCTGACGGGAGCGGTTATACGAATGGATGGAGGGTATATTTTAGGAGGAGAGTATCCGGCGGCAATGCCTGAAGGATATCTGTAA